The DNA window TGACCATCGATCGGAAGAACCGCAAGATTTCCCTTTCGGTCAAGGCCAAGGACATGCAGGAAGAGAGTGAGGCGGTTGAGGAATATACACGAAAATCCGGCGGCGCAACGACGACCCTGGGTGATATGCTCAAGGAGAAGCTGGGGTCGGGAGACGACGAACAGGAATCCTGATTGGAACGTGCAAGTGGCAGGGCCAGGTCCCTGCCACGCGTCCTCCGAAGTGGTACGGGGTAGGCGGAAATGACAAAGTCAGAACTCATAGATAGCCTCGCGGCCTCGCAGCCGCAACTCGAATACAAGGATGTCGAACTCGCGGTCAAGGAACTGCTCGAGCAGATGTCCGCCGCCCTGGCGGCAGGCGAACGCATCGAGGTACGTGGCTTCGGCAGTTTTTCGCTGCACTACCGTCCACCGCGGGTGGGCCGGAATCCCAAGACCGGTTCCGCTGTGCACGTAGCTGACAAGTACGTGCCCCACTTCAAACCGGGCAAGGAATTGCGTGACCGGGTGAAGGATATGGCCGGCCAACCGCAAAAGGGCGCTACCGGCGGTGACGACATTTAGTCCTGCGTGCGAAGAGGATAAGATAGGAAGGCATCGGAAGAACCCGGTGCCTTTTTTTATGGTCTTGCCCCGGTCACAAGCTGAGCGGGCGGGAACCGAGGAGATGAGATGACGCGAATTTTCTACCTGGTGCTTGCAATGGTCGTCTTCCTGGTCGGGTTGACATTCGCCTACCAGAATCACCAGACGGTGGATCTGAATTACTATTTCGGGTGGCACTGGTCGGCGCCCCTGTCGCTGATGATCATCCTGGCACTGATTCTCGGAGTCGCCATCGGATACCTGGTAACCCTGCGGCGGACCCTGGTCCTGCGTGGACAGCTGGCCCAGGCCCGGCGACAGATCCGGCAGGTTGAACAGGAAGTGGAAAACCTCCGGTCCCTGCCGATTAAAGATGTTATCTAGCCTGATCCAACTGTTGTGGCTGTTGCTGCCGGTCGCGGCGGCATCGGGCTGGTATGCCGGGCGGCGAGAGGGGCGGCGTGCGGCTGCGCGCTCGTCGGAGCGGGGAACCCTTCCCGAGGCCTACTTCCGCGGCCTCAACTTCCTGCTGAACGAGCAGCAGGACAAGGCGATTGAAGTATTCATCAAGATGCTGGAAGTAAACTCCGAGACGGTGGAGACGCATCTTGCCCTCGGAAATCTTTTTCGGCGCCGGGGTGAAGTCGAACGCGCGATCCGGATTCACCAGAACCTCATCGCCCGCCCGGCCCTCGACCGCGAACAACGCTCGCTTGCTCTGCTCGAACTGGGCCAGGACTACCTGAAAGCCGGGCTGTTCGATCGCGCGGAGAACCTGTTTACAGAACTGGTCGAAAACCGCATGCACGGCGACCAGTCGCTGCGCCTGCTTTTGCACATCTATCAGCAGGAAAAGGAGTGGGAGAAGGCGATCGCCACGAGCCAGCGCCTGGCGCGGCTGACGGGGAAATCCATGGATGTCGTCATCGCCCACTATTACTGTGAGTTGGCACAGGCGGGGATTGATGCGAGAGATTTTCGTACTGCGCGACACCAGCTCCGCAAGGCCCTCGGCAGTGATGCGAACTGTGTACGGGCCACGATCCTGCTGGGAGACGTGGAAGCCGCGGAGCACCGGGATCCGGAAGCGATCCGTACCTGGAAGCGGGTAGAGGAGCAGGACCCGCTGTTTCTGGGTGAGGTTGCGCACCGGATCGCCGATGCGTATCGCCGCCTGAATGACCTGAGTGGCCTGTACGCGTACTTCGAGGGCGCGAAAAACCGAGAGCGGGCGGTGCCCCTGATGCTGGAACTGGCGGACCTGACACGCGACCGCGACGGTATCGATGCAGCCGAGCGCTTTGTAGTGGAATGGCTGAGACGCTATCCCTCGGTGCAGGGATTGAAACGCCTGATCGAGCTGAACATGCTGCAGGCCGAGGGCCGCGCCAGGGAAGATCTGACCCTGCTCAAGGGGATTATTGAAAAGCTCGCCGAGCAACGACAGGGGTATGCCTGTCAGCAGTGTGGCTTCCGCGGGCGTTCCCTGTACTGGATGTGTCCGAGCTGCAACCAGTGGAACACGATCAAGCCGGTGGATGACACGGTGGCGGACACATGAGCGATGCCAATGCCCCACGCGTCGTGGTTGCCCTGGATTTTCCGGAGCCACAGACTGCACTGAAGCTGGCCGGTCGGCTCGATCCGCACAACTGCCGGCTCAAGGTGGGTCTGCAGTTGTATACACGAGCCGGGCCGGATCTCGTCCGCGCCCTGGTGGACCGGGGATTCGACATCTTCCTGGATCTCAAATTTCACGATATTCCGAATACCGTCGCTGCCGCCTGCGCTGCTGCGGCGGACCTTGGGGTATGGATGATGAACGTGCACTGCCTGGGTGGTCGACGCATGTTGCAGGCCGCGCGTCAGGCGGTGGACGAGTCCGCCCACAGGCCTTTGCTGTTTGGTGTGACAATCCTGACCAGCCACAGTG is part of the Acidiferrobacteraceae bacterium genome and encodes:
- a CDS encoding integration host factor subunit beta — encoded protein: MTKSELIDSLAASQPQLEYKDVELAVKELLEQMSAALAAGERIEVRGFGSFSLHYRPPRVGRNPKTGSAVHVADKYVPHFKPGKELRDRVKDMAGQPQKGATGGDDI
- a CDS encoding LapA family protein; its protein translation is MTRIFYLVLAMVVFLVGLTFAYQNHQTVDLNYYFGWHWSAPLSLMIILALILGVAIGYLVTLRRTLVLRGQLAQARRQIRQVEQEVENLRSLPIKDVI
- the lapB gene encoding lipopolysaccharide assembly protein LapB, with the protein product MLSSLIQLLWLLLPVAAASGWYAGRREGRRAAARSSERGTLPEAYFRGLNFLLNEQQDKAIEVFIKMLEVNSETVETHLALGNLFRRRGEVERAIRIHQNLIARPALDREQRSLALLELGQDYLKAGLFDRAENLFTELVENRMHGDQSLRLLLHIYQQEKEWEKAIATSQRLARLTGKSMDVVIAHYYCELAQAGIDARDFRTARHQLRKALGSDANCVRATILLGDVEAAEHRDPEAIRTWKRVEEQDPLFLGEVAHRIADAYRRLNDLSGLYAYFEGAKNRERAVPLMLELADLTRDRDGIDAAERFVVEWLRRYPSVQGLKRLIELNMLQAEGRAREDLTLLKGIIEKLAEQRQGYACQQCGFRGRSLYWMCPSCNQWNTIKPVDDTVADT
- the pyrF gene encoding orotidine-5'-phosphate decarboxylase; this translates as MSDANAPRVVVALDFPEPQTALKLAGRLDPHNCRLKVGLQLYTRAGPDLVRALVDRGFDIFLDLKFHDIPNTVAAACAAAADLGVWMMNVHCLGGRRMLQAARQAVDESAHRPLLFGVTILTSHSEEELGELGLQGDSGAEVTRLASLAQGAGLDGVVCSPHEAARLREALGAGFGLITPGVRPEGSSSDDQRRTRTPTEALAAGADWLVVGRPITRAADPVQALADINQSLMPG